TGGCGCGTCGACGGAAACGCCTCGTCGAGCGCTTTCCAGAAGCCGAGCGCCCCGTCGCCGACGGCGATTTCCGGCGCGATGACAAGCCCCCGCGCTTTCAAATCGACGAGCAATTCCTTCCAGCTCTGCGCGCTCTCGCGCATGCCCGCTGAGAGGCCGAGCAGTTCCTTCTTGCCTTCTGGCGTCGCGCCAATGATCACCAGCATGCATTCGGCCTGCGGCTCCATTCGCGCTTGCAAATAGACGCCGTCGGCCCAGATATACACGTAATGCCGCGCCGACAGATCGCGCTTTTGCCAGCGGCTATAATCGTCATCCCAGTCGCCCTTCAGCCGCGCGATCACGCCGGGCGAAAGATTGGGCGCGCTCTTGCCGAGCAAGGCCGTCAGCACATCCTGGAAATCGCCGGTTGAAACGCCGCGCAGATAAAGAGCCGGCAAGAGAACGTCGAGGCTCTTCGTGCGCCGCGCCCATTTCGGCAGGATCGACGAGGCGTAGCGGATGCGCTCGTCGTCGCCAGCGCCGCGGTCGCGCGCCTTTGGCTTTTCCACCTCGACAGGCCCAACGCCCGTCTGGATCGCGCGGACAGGGTCATGGCCGTGACGAACGACGCGCTGGCGCCCATCCGGCAGCTTCAGATCGGCGTGCTGCGCCAAAAACGCGGCGAACTCCGCCTCAACGGCCTGCTCGATCAGCCGCTTCGCGCCGGAACGCAGGATTTCCGTGAGCGGGTCGTCGATTGCGCCTTCCTGTTTGAAGGCGACAACATTATTCTCGGTCATGGCGTAACGCTCCTTCGGGAGGTTCGGGCAGGTTTGGTCACCAACCCCGTTACGCCGCCTGCCTCACGCCGTCATCACCCACTTTCGGCCATAGCTCCCTCAGGCTTCTTGACGAAGTTTTCGTTGAGGTGTTGGAGTTTCGCCTTGTGGTGGCCGCTGGAACGCGCCTCGATCTTGTAGTGAACGACGTCGTCGATGTCGTATTTGATCAGGGCAAATAGACTTCCGCGTCCCGCGCTGATTTGAAAAAGGAAGAAGACGCCGTTGCTGGCGCTTGTGATATGCTGGCGATGGAAGTCGCGGGCGATATCGCCGGAAACTTCCTGAAAAACCGCAGGCTCGGCTAGAATTCGCTTCAGGTTGGCTTCGGTCGGGGATTTCTCGCGAAATTCGAATAGGTTGCCGCGGAGAGCTGTCCGGATGCGCCCCAGAAAGAAGTCGTCGTGCTCTGGAGGGGATATTTCGTCCAATATTTGAGGTTCGTCCATGTCCGGTCCGACGATGTGGAAGATCATCCGTTCGATCGTCAAATTCTCTTTTTCTTCATCGGTCAGGAACGCCATGCCTGATGATCTCCGTAACGAATCTGCTCAAATGCCGCCGGGACGCTTCGTCCTTTTATCGATGGTTGCTGCGCCGGTCCAATTCTCGCTGGCGTTTATCGATTTGAGCCGGCGCGGCGCCATCCTGCTGCGACAGCTTCCTCCTCGGAGCAGAACCACCGGGCGCCGACGCCTTTCATCGTCACCCGATTGTAATCGCGACCGCCGGGTGCATGATAGATGCGTTCGCCCTTGCGATTGACGTTGCCCTTGATCGGGCAGGAGCGCGCGTCCACGTCTGCCTCGGGATTCGCGAACGCCGTGGGGGAGGTCTGGGAGTAGCGGTTGGCCTGCGCCATCGGCGCGGCTGCGGCCCATATCTGTTCGAAACGCGCATCGAAGCCCAATGCTGCGGTCCGCTCGCGCACGACGATGATGTCATTGTCCTGCCGCTTGAGGCCGGACGCGGAAAAATTGGCGGACCCCGAGCGAATCACCTCGCCGTCGAGGGAGTAGGACTTCAGATGCAGAAGATCGCCCGACGCTTTGATGCGGACGTTGTCCGCGATCTCCCGCAGGCGGTCGTATGCATGCCGCTGGGTAGGGTCGAGGACTATCCTGATGGCGACTCCACGGTGGCGGGCGTCGATCAGGGCGTCGATGACAGCCCGATCCGTCAGAGAATAGGCCGCCATGTCGATCTTGGCGCGTGCCGAGCGGAGCAGCCCGACGTCCACGCGTTCGAGGTTTTCAACCGGCGCGTAGTGGATCTCGACCTGCTCGGCGTGGGTAGGTGTTGCTCTCGATAGGACCAGAATAATCGCGAGTGCGAAGACGGCTCTCACTTCCAATCCCCCGACATCCCACTACCACCGTACCATTAAAGAACATATACGGAACAAATATGGCGTTGTCCATGGGGGAGAGCGTCGTTGTGCTCTGTTTGTGAGTGGAAGGAAGGGTTCGGACTTCGAGGGCGCTCGCCCTGGCTTCACTTCGCAGCCAGGTGTGGAATGCGCGTGAGGGAAACAGATGACAGGCTGGAAAGTGGCAGGGTAGGATCGTTCATGGCGGGGCGTTGCGGCGTCGAAATGGCGCGAGTTGGCCTAGACAACCAAATTCTACGTTGAATCAAAGTTCCGTACCCCTCCGCCAACCAGCCATGAATTTTCCGGATTAGTCGGAGGTGCCATTATCTTGGGTGGGCCGTAATGAAGCCGTCGACATAATAATATTTGTTAACATATGTTATCCGTATGATTGTCACTTTGCTTGATTGAGTGGGCAGATTCCAGAAACAAATTCAGTGCGTGTGTCTCAGCTCTTTTATAGAGGCGTGGATATTTATTCAACTCATAATTTTGCCCGACAAGTTTGCCGATGCTCCATTCGCCCTCCCACTCAATTTCTGACCATTTGCAGAGATTGCGCACAGTCGAGGCGCTCAACATTGGAAGCTGCGCTATTGAGAAAATATCAGACATGAATTCTGGAATGTCTCTTTTATTGTTTCCGAGAACTTGTGTATATATTTGTGAAATCCTCATAAGAGACAGGCAGTAATTCATCCAATAGAAATAAATAGCTTCAATTCCGGATGATGCGTGCTCTGATGTGCGAGATTTAACATGGATGTGCTTTATTGATGGCGCTATCTGCCGCCACTCAGATTTTTTTCTTGACGATCTCCTTGCGGCTTTATAGAATACAACATTTGCATTAACAATGTAGCACAAGTCTCGCTTTAGTGGAACTAGCATCGAATCTTCGGTTTCTATTTTGAAGTCAAGAAGCCTACCCCATGCATCTGAGCTGGCGATAGCCGTGTGATCTTTGGTCAGCGCCTTTGCGTGCTCAGAGAGCCAACGGTCGCTTGGGTCGATGGAGCCGGAAGTGGCGGGAATTTGCTCCTCTTGCGGGCGAGGACCATTTGGCGGTTTGGACATGGCACACTTGAGCGTCAGGAAATTCACAGCGGTAACTTGACTACAATGCTGTTAATAAATGCTGAGAGCAAAATTTCGGGCCGGCCACCGGGCAGGTGGTGACGAAAGCGCGCGTCTTCCTCGCTTTCCGTAGCTATTGTCCAGCGAGGCATTAGTGTGTCGATAGGCGCTCACTGCGGGCGGTCGGAGCGAACGGCTGGCCTTTCTGGAGACGTTTTTCAGCGCCTTCTAGAGCCTCGGAAGCGTCTCCGTCGCTTTGTGCTATCCGAAAAATAATGTATTATGGTAACCAATGTCAGTCTCTAATGTGGATGGAACCGCAGAATGCCGGCGATGGCCATTCAATCATGAAGGACAAGAAAAGCGATTCAAATTTCTAAGCATGCCATTTTCATGGGGAACTCAGGCGCCACCTCGACACATGGCGGGAGTTTCTCGAAAAGGCGTCGAGAGCTGTATGAGGTTATTTCGGCTATACGGCTCGCTGCCCCACTGGGTATTAGCAAGTTGAGTCGGTTCAAACCTGTGACGACAGACGGGCCTCCCTGGTGGGCCGGGCAGGACTCGAACCTGCAACCAGACCGTTATGAGCGGCCGGCTCTAACCATTGAGCTACCGGCCCAGCCGCCGTTTCGGCCGGGAATAATGTTCCTATAGCGGATTCGCGCCGCGCCGCAACGCCCGATCGAAAATTGGGCGCCGGCTGATTTTCGCGCGGCCAATTCCCTTGCGATGCGCTAAGTTGCGCCGCCCGCCCGCCGGACGCGCCCGGCGTCGGAGCCGGGCCAGAGCTATCGGAGCGGCGATGACCTATTGTTGTGGCATTCTCGTGCGCGGCGGCCTCGTCATGATCGCCGACACCCGCACCAATGCGGGGCTCGACAATATCTCCACATTTCGCAAGCTCCATGTCTTCGAGCAGCCGGGCGAGCGCGTCATGATGCTCGCCACCGCCGGAAATCTCTCCGTCACCCAGGGCGCCGTCACTCTGCTCGCGGAAGGGCTGGAAAATCCCGAGACTCATGAGATCGAGCGTCTCGTCGACGCGCCCGGCATGTTGGAGGCCGCGCAGCTCGTCGGCCGCGCCGTTCGGCGCTCGCACGCCATGGCGGGGGAGGGGGCGGAGGATTCGGGGGTCAGCTTCGACGTCTCGCTGCTGTTCGGCGGGCAGATCGGCTCCGGCCCGCTGCGGCTGTTCATGGTCTATACGGCCGGCAATTTCATCGAATGCACGCAGGACACGCCCTATCTGCAGATCGGCGAGCACAAATATGGCAAGCCCATCCTCGACCGCGCGGTCTCCTTCGACACGGATGTGCTCGACGCGCTCAAGATCGGGCTCATCTCCATGGATTCGACAATTCGCTCCAACCTCTCCGTCGGCCTGCCGGTCGATATCGCTCTGCTGCGCCGTGACGCGCTGCGCACT
The sequence above is a segment of the Methylosinus sp. PW1 genome. Coding sequences within it:
- a CDS encoding phospholipase D-like domain-containing protein yields the protein MRAVFALAIILVLSRATPTHAEQVEIHYAPVENLERVDVGLLRSARAKIDMAAYSLTDRAVIDALIDARHRGVAIRIVLDPTQRHAYDRLREIADNVRIKASGDLLHLKSYSLDGEVIRSGSANFSASGLKRQDNDIIVVRERTAALGFDARFEQIWAAAAPMAQANRYSQTSPTAFANPEADVDARSCPIKGNVNRKGERIYHAPGGRDYNRVTMKGVGARWFCSEEEAVAAGWRRAGSNR
- a CDS encoding IS256 family transposase gives rise to the protein MTENNVVAFKQEGAIDDPLTEILRSGAKRLIEQAVEAEFAAFLAQHADLKLPDGRQRVVRHGHDPVRAIQTGVGPVEVEKPKARDRGAGDDERIRYASSILPKWARRTKSLDVLLPALYLRGVSTGDFQDVLTALLGKSAPNLSPGVIARLKGDWDDDYSRWQKRDLSARHYVYIWADGVYLQARMEPQAECMLVIIGATPEGKKELLGLSAGMRESAQSWKELLVDLKARGLVIAPEIAVGDGALGFWKALDEAFPSTRHQRCWVHKTLNVLDKLPKALHSAAHKDLREIWLSESRAAAQTAMDVFAEKFAAKYPKAVDCLTKDRDALLTFFDFPAEHWTHLRTSNPIESAFATVRHRTVRTKGALSQDTARLMVFKLVIEASKSWRRLQGQKLLPKLISGVKFRDGIEIAPDQKSAA
- a CDS encoding peptidase, coding for MTYCCGILVRGGLVMIADTRTNAGLDNISTFRKLHVFEQPGERVMMLATAGNLSVTQGAVTLLAEGLENPETHEIERLVDAPGMLEAAQLVGRAVRRSHAMAGEGAEDSGVSFDVSLLFGGQIGSGPLRLFMVYTAGNFIECTQDTPYLQIGEHKYGKPILDRAVSFDTDVLDALKIGLISMDSTIRSNLSVGLPVDIALLRRDALRTDVSTRIDGSDPYFRDLRESWSRALRAAHIAIPTPPYGGAR